In Deltaproteobacteria bacterium, one DNA window encodes the following:
- a CDS encoding alkylphosphonate utilization protein has translation MKNVSYCPKCNSENIYFDGSIWTCPECFYEWNHQNETVDKTVNTNEEPIQVPQGVSDAYGNTLQNGDTVTIVKDLKVKGSSSVVKVGTKVKNIRLMDAGDGHDISCKIDGFGAMNLKSEYVKKV, from the coding sequence ATGAAGAATGTATCCTATTGTCCTAAGTGTAATTCTGAAAATATTTATTTTGATGGCAGTATTTGGACTTGTCCAGAGTGTTTCTATGAATGGAACCATCAAAATGAAACTGTAGATAAGACTGTAAATACGAACGAGGAACCCATTCAAGTACCTCAAGGAGTAAGCGATGCTTATGGAAATACTTTACAGAATGGGGATACCGTGACAATTGTTAAAGATCTAAAAGTAAAAGGATCCTCTTCAGTTGTAAAAGTGGGAACGAAAGTTAAAAATATACGACTGATGGATGCTGGTGACGGCCACGATATTTCATGTAAAATCGATGGATTTGGAGCTATGAATTTAAAATCAGAATATGTAAAAAAAGTATAA
- a CDS encoding peptidylprolyl isomerase produces the protein MTRRIHFSYLNVLISVFFLFLSSAFSNAKGEDKKEEKIIFETNFGDLVFELNDQIAPKHAQQFRKIAERGYFESVNAFRIQPGFVIQFSDIYNRKKSLPDEVLKEFTKLPLEISNVKHIAGVLSAAREDNDKDSAHSSFSILLGSAPHLDGNYTIFGKLLEGQDVISEILKIPRNGTSPEIEVVVQKSYILRGEEANRFQPKKQIFYESSFISQKKMEEKLKWMHLGLCVVVILFSISLQLMGQNKIKWARFAVSVGLLLVIFMILSFFFLRSIPMSSFETIISFFCVLYSFVGFRRFEERS, from the coding sequence ATGACTAGAAGAATTCATTTTTCTTATTTAAACGTGCTAATTTCAGTTTTTTTTCTTTTTCTATCTTCTGCCTTTTCAAATGCAAAAGGGGAGGACAAGAAGGAAGAAAAAATTATTTTTGAAACAAATTTCGGTGATTTGGTTTTTGAATTAAACGATCAAATCGCCCCTAAGCACGCTCAACAATTTAGAAAAATTGCCGAGAGGGGATATTTTGAATCAGTGAATGCATTCAGAATTCAACCAGGATTCGTTATTCAGTTTTCTGATATCTATAATCGCAAAAAATCTTTGCCAGATGAGGTTCTTAAAGAATTTACAAAACTCCCTCTTGAAATATCGAACGTGAAACATATTGCTGGTGTATTATCCGCAGCCAGAGAGGATAATGATAAAGATAGTGCCCATAGTTCATTTTCAATTTTGCTTGGGTCGGCTCCGCATCTTGATGGAAATTATACTATTTTTGGAAAACTTTTGGAAGGTCAGGATGTTATCTCTGAAATTCTAAAGATTCCAAGAAATGGAACGAGTCCAGAAATAGAAGTTGTAGTCCAGAAGTCATACATATTGCGAGGTGAAGAAGCCAATAGGTTTCAACCTAAAAAACAGATATTTTATGAGAGTAGTTTTATTTCACAGAAGAAAATGGAGGAAAAACTTAAATGGATGCATCTGGGCCTATGTGTAGTTGTCATTTTGTTTTCAATTTCGCTTCAACTAATGGGGCAGAATAAAATTAAATGGGCAAGGTTCGCTGTTTCTGTGGGTTTGTTATTGGTAATTTTCATGATTTTAAGTTTCTTTTTTTTAAGAAGTATTCCGATGAGTTCTTTTGAAACTATAATATCGTTTTTTTGTGTTTTATATTCTTTTGTAGGATTCAGACGTTTTGAAGAACGAAGTTAA